Proteins from a genomic interval of Leishmania infantum JPCM5 genome chromosome 11:
- a CDS encoding putative tatD related deoxyribonuclease — MTKLPQSCAPWRLIDIGLNLTDHMYKGVYNGRQQHTSDIESILQRAVEVGVRGLLLTGGNLMDSKAVIDMCARYNSDTLQCFCTVGCHPTRCQEFVDDPDGYLKALDDLVRKHSVHVGGCVAAVGEIGLDYDRLSFCPKEIQKEYFEKQLVMAKRHRLPLFLHERNTVGDFKALLEPHLPELAGGVVHSFTGSRAELQEYLDANLYIGVNGCSLKTAENLETVKAIPLDRLMLETDAPWCELKGTHASKALLTAAAKRASSQQSVSDTILAAFPTCRKDKFKKGCVVKGRNEPCAIVRVLEVVYELRREEVSSMEQLAEVVLTTTRKLFPFAASAV, encoded by the coding sequence atGACGAAGCTGCCGCAGAGCTGTGCTCCGTGGAGGCTCATCGACATTGGCCTGAACCTCACAGACCACATGTACAAGGGCGTGTACAATggacgccagcagcacaccTCAGATATCGAGTCGATACTGCAGCGTGCTGTAGAAGTGGGCGTGCGCGGTCTCCTCCTCACAGGTGGTAACTTGATGGACAGCAAGGCTGTGATCGATATGTGCGCCCGCTACAACTCCGACACGCTGCAGTGTTTCTGCACTGTCGGATGTCACCCGACGCGATGCCAAGAGTTTGTGGACGATCCGGACGGTTACCTGAAGGCCCTTGATGACCTCGTCCGCAAGCACTCCGTTCAtgtcggcggctgcgtcgcggctgTGGGCGAGATTGGTCTTGACTACGACCGTCTGTCCTTCTGCCCGAAGGAAATTCAGAAGGAGTACTTTGAAAAGCAACTTGTGATGGCGaagcggcaccgcctgccACTGTTCCTGCACGAACGCAACACAGTCGGTGACTTCAAGGCACTGCTCGAGCCGCATCTTCCCGAGCTCGCTGGTGGCGTCGTTCATAGCTTCACTGGCAGCcgggcggagctgcaggagtACCTGGATGCGAACCTGTACATTGGCGTGAACGGGTGTAGTCTCAAGACCGCGGAGAACCTCGAGACAGTCAAGGCGATTCCGCTCGATCGACTGATGCTGGAGACCGACGCACCCTGGTGCGAGCTCAAGGGCACACACGCCTCGAAGGCACTCTTGACAGCTGCGGCGAAGCGCGCCTCATCGCAGCAGAGCGTGTCAGATACCATCCTCGCCGCGTTTCCGACGTGCCGCAAGGACAAGTTTAAAAAAGGGTGTGTCGTGAAGGGGCGCAATGAACCGTGCGCGATTGTGCGGGTACTCGAGGTGGTGtacgagctgcgccgcgaggaGGTGTCGTCGATGGAGCAGCTGGCTGAGGTGGTCCTGACGACCACGCGAAAGCTGTTCCCTTTTGCGGCATCTGCGGTGTGA
- the putative ABCA6 gene encoding ATP-binding cassette protein subfamily A, member 6, with protein MERTIQQKQRAWVGTVVELLIPFLFLIGAIILWCVFGEEMHPEKQVLNYTAVSSLTIPGFYREVACNNVSMGIIPGIEDCTTVPYSYNCSGDESSLPVKGLCFSDTLSGARLIALYLNAILGNAVRVPPLDTIIMMQWIARKFARDITQGVGSAALAATGIMDNTRYGAIMNSGMLYFAPRASVPASLIDYLNDTTDYFRYVYGGTFDTLEEAENHVETTPGFHWAIVEVNAFNSTDFDVVLHMNPTSLPPLTKVVDAQYPGGYHFDRSEMYTASGFNSLQEALYQCYLHDLGYTDGELIHPYSTSLGYRSYKEKKLLKTASVLVAFLLVLSFLHPVSQLTKKIVLEKELRIREAMLIMGLSSTSLHLSWLVTYALQYLSVCIGMTVLMKLTFAPSSDAFVLLMTLYLFAMSTIPLSGLIAAFFSKARLASMLAPLIYFVLSVPTFASSSISANVIIGMSLLSPTAFAAALTNILTLEVATGFGPNHFKSAALTPESSMLYAFLAADFVLYYILMLYLDAVLPKQWGTRKHPLFFIMEPVRWFSGPSARVLEGGADGRAEDGVFEEITEGGADYAVCATGLRKEYSRGGKRFVAVNNLYWGMREGEISVLLGHNGAGKTTVLNMMTGMVEPDAGDCYINGSSVRNELNQVRRQIGYCPQHNILWGELTCREHLEYYGKIKGLFGGVLEDVVRRILNEVDLLDKMEYPSRALSGGQKRKLSVAIAFVGLSPLVFLDEPTAGMDVGARRYTWELLRRMSEAHTIMLTTHYMDEADLLGHKIGIMSRGRMQCSGSSMFLKSRLGVGYNIVISVDPEVDAEAIDRLVVSLVPGAEASCFNGCEIVYKLPMRDLELFPSLLESLEENGKDAGVRGYSLSATTLEEVFLQIVMDEMKNHKASTAVEENEEVVEEENNAVWNCEMMTGTRQRLVSQFKAMMVKRLQNALRDRKMQCFQVVCPVVCVMVAMLLTLFSFTEAGSLSLTSEMFGETVQMQVSGCEKYFGATNNVTRQGSYITDLNFANGQDLSFYATDTAKQLTMPRYTSLFCGDPGLQHVVPFEFDATFLFYNTSAYHAGGLVLQQLYTYILQSFTNNVHRTFKTGAKPMPTTMRDSSVKDGVQTILMGAIIMIPFTFLPSNVVAWVVKERECKARHLQNVSGLSFYIYWLTNFLFDMVAYVMTLSLVLLIFLMFSRDEYVGKNTAGPAIVVFLIYGLCSTVSAYVVSFGFHEHSAAQSATMAVNFVAGFLLVMMVFILSLVDSTAKISRNLRWPFRLVPSYCVGESIINLAMDRQQAALNLPSNPWAMEVVGWPCVFMAIEFPIFLLATLFIDHPRRRMWGQTGSYDRCAPAEVVDDEDSDVEDEREEVYQQEKKNVNMDVVRVVDLRKVYPNGKVAVRNLAFSILPDEVFGFLGTNGAGKTTTISMLCQEFIPTSGNAYVCGYDIVTESEQALQCIGYCPQFDATLDLLTVEEHLHLYAGIRGILYEQRSKVVAGLMRLCDITEFRDTMSAQLSGGNRRKLSVALSLIGGPRVVFLDEPSAGMDPVARRGLWTAIQKVSQNCSVVLTTHHLEEVEALADTVGIMADGALRCIGDKIHLKQKYGSGFELSVRVAQRDVRAAVQRFVGENFPAAVLNEFKGKRLVFALPQDTKLSEAFWQLQQNKRRLHITDYTVSQTSIEQVFLRISEQQEERDELGKKKVTHFVKSHATPHAYNGVATKKKRRQEPAEKTVLVSSAAMEAYRRRKLMAGIVDEVARSEKNDRIGRHGEEESDEVDNAVRNFNTAGSQCAPARRGSVSNVHGASSGRKRCAVNFVAAAGEDPSAGHATPYSNTYGPSSEGQAYGHGYDYDSSSGYGYPNQYNGNGESFRYDYGYNLHTGGAAGHQQPQNAYNSYCGGGKTKYS; from the coding sequence ATGGAGCGCACGATACAGCAAAAACAGCGGGCATGGGTCGGGACCGTGGTGGAGCTTCTGAtcccctttctcttcctcatcGGCGCCATTATCCTTTGGTGCGTCTTTGGCGAGGAAATGCACCCAGAAAAGCAAGTGCTGAACTACACCGCCGTCTCATCCCTCACGATCCCGGGTTTTTACAGGGAAGTGGCGTGCAACAACGTGTCCATGGGCATCATCCCTGGTATCGAGGACTGCACCACCGTCCCTTACTCGTAcaactgcagcggcgacgaatCGAGCTTGCCAGTGAAGGGGCTGTGCTTCAGCGACACCCTCAGCGGCGCCAGACTAATCGCCTTGTACCTCAACGCAATTCTCGGGAACGCTGTccgggtgccgccgctggacACAATCATCATGATGCAGTGGATTGCGCGTAAGTTTGCCAGGGACATCACCCAAGGCGTGGGATCGGCGGCGCTCGCAGCCACCGGAATAATGGACAATACTCGCTACGGTGCCATCATGAATTCCGGCATGCTGTATTTTGCGCCACGTGCAAGCGTTCCCGCGTCCCTCATAGACTACCTCAACGACACCACGGACTACTTCCGGTACGTCTACGGCGGCACGTTCGACACcttggaggaggcggagaaccACGTAGAGACCACTCCAGGGTTTCACTGGGCCATTGTCGAGGTGAATGCCTTTAACTCGACAGACTTCGACGTAGTGCTGCACATGAACCCGacttcgctgccgcccctGACGAAGGTGGTGGACGCGCAGTACCCCGGCGGCTACCATTTTGATCGGTCTGAGATGTACACTGCCTCCGGCTTCAACAGCCTCCAGGAGGCTTTGTACCAGTGCTACCTGCATGACCTCGGCTACACCGATGGCGAGCTTATTCACCCCTACTCGACCTCGCTCGGCTACCGTAGTTACAAGGAGAAGAAGCTGCTGAAGACGGCCTCGGTGCTCGTTGCCTTCCTTCTCGTCCTCTCCTTTCTGCACCCGGTGTCGCAGCTGACAAAGAAGAttgtgctggagaaggagctgcggATTCGCGAGGCGATGCTCATTATGGGACTTAGCAGCACATCACTTCACCTCTCTTGGCTCGTTACCTACGCCCTGCAGTACCTTTCGGTGTGCATCGGCATGACCGTCTTGATGAAGCTCACGTTCGCGCCGAGCAGCGATGCGTTCGTGCTCCTCATGACCTTGTACCTCTTCGCCATGAGCACGATCCCCCTCTCAGGCCTCATTGCCGCCTTCTTCAGTAAGGCTCGCCTCGCCTCGATGCTTGCGCCACTCATATACTTTGTGCTGTCGGTGCCGacgttcgcctcctcgagcaTATCAGCCAACGTGATCATCGGCAtgtctctcctctcgcccACGGCGTTTGCAGCTGCTCTGACCAACATTCTCACGCTGGAGGTTGCCACTGGCTTTGGCCCTAATCACTTCAAAAGCGCCGCACTGACACCGGAGAGCTCTATGTTGTACGCCTTCCTCGCTGCAGATTTCGTCCTGTACTACATCTTGATGCTTTACTTGGACGCTGTGCTGCCGAAGCAGTGGGGTACGCGCAAGCACCCGCTCTTCTTCATCATGGAGCCGGTGCGGTGGTTTTCTGGaccgagcgcgcgcgtgctggagggcggcgccgacgggcGCGCCGAGGATGGCGTGTTCGAGGAGATCACagaaggcggcgccgactACGCCGTTTGCGCCACTGGGCTGCGCAAGGAGTactcgcgcggcggcaagagGTTCGTTGCGGTGAACAACCTGTACTGGGGGATGCGCGAGGGCGAGATCTCTGTGCTGCTGGGGCacaacggcgccggcaagACGACGGTGCTGAACATGATGACGGGGATGGTCGAGCCGGACGCGGGCGACTGTTACATCAACGGCAGCTCTGTTCGTAACGAGCTGAACCAGGTGCGCCGTCAGATCGGATACTGCCCGCAGCACAACATCCTGTGGGGCGAGCTGACATGCCGCGAGCACCTAGAGTACTACGGGAAGATCAAAGGCTTATTCGGCGGCGTGCTGGAAGATGTCGTGCGGAGGATCCTAAATGAGGTGGACCTGCTGGACAAAATGGAGTACCCTTCCCGTGCGCTCTCTGGGGGGCAGAAGCGCAAGCTCTCGGTTGCAATTGCGTTTGTCGGCCTCAGCCCTCTCGTCTTCCTGGACGAGCCCACGGCCGGCATGGATGTGGGTGCGCGCCGATACACgtgggagctgctgcggcgcatgTCAGAGGCACACACCATCATGCTCACGACGCACTACATGGACGAGGCAGATCTGCTGGGGCACAAGATCGGGATCATGAGCCGAGGCCGTATGCAGTGCTCTGGCAGCAGCATGTTTCTGAAGAGCCGCCTAGGCGTCGGCTACAACATCGTCATCTCCGTCGACCCCGAGGTGGACGCCGAGGCGATCGACCGTCTCGTCGTTTCTCTTGTTCCGGGCGCTGAGGCGTCGTGCTTCAACGGCTGCGAGATTGTGTACAAACTGCCCATGCGCGATCTCGAGCTGTTTCCGTCGCTGCTAGAGAGTCTCGAAGAGAATGGCAAAGACGCCGGCGTGCGTGGCTACTCGCTGTCAGCGACGACATTGGAGGAGGTGTTTCTCCAGATCGTCATGGATGAAATGAAAAACCACAAggcgagcaccgccgtcgaggaGAACGAGGAGGTCGTCGAGGAAGAGAACAACGCCGTGTGGAATTGCGAGATGATGACGGGCACGCGTCAGCGGCTGGTGTCGCAGTTCAAGGCCATGATGGTAAAGAGGCTGCAGAACGCGCTGCGAGACCGCAAGATGCAGTGCTTCCAGGTGGTCTGCCCCGTGGTATGCGTCATGGTGGCCATGCTGCTCACCCTCTTCAGCTTTACGGAGGCCGGCTCCCTGAGCCTCACCAGTGAAATGTTCGGCGAGACGGTGCAGATGCAGGTTTCAGGCTGCGAGAAGTACTTCGGCGCCACAAACAACGTTACCCGCCAAGGCTCCTACATCACCGACCTCAATTTCGCCAACGGGCAAGACTTGTCCTTCTACGCCACCGACACCGCAAAGCAGCTGACGATGCCGCGCTACACCTCGCTCTTCTGCGGCGACCCGgggctgcagcacgtcgTCCCTTTCGAGTTCGACGCCACCTTCCTGTTCTACAACACCTCCGCTTACCACGCCGGTGGTCTGGTGCTCCAACAGCTTTACACATACATTCTTCAGTCCTTCACAAATAACGTCCACCGCACCTTCAAGACTGGCGCCAAGCCCATGCCAACCACCATGCGCGACTCCAGTGTGAAAGACGGTGTGCAGACGATTCTCATGGGCGCGATTATCATGATCCCGTTCACGTTCCTGCCGTCGAACGTGGTGGCGTGGGTGGTGAAGGAGCGGGAGTGCAAGGCGCGACATCTGCAGAACGTCTCGGGGCTGAGCTTTTACATCTACTGGCTCACGAATTTTCTCTTCGACATGGTCGCCTACGTGATGACGCTCAGTTTGGTGCTGCTCATCTTCCTCATGTTCAGCCGCGATGAGTACGTTGGCAAAAACACGGCCGGCCCGGCCATTGTGGTGTTTCTCATTTACGGCCTCTGTAGCACCGTCAGCGCCTACGTGGTCAGTTTTGGCTTCCACGAGCACTCAGCAGCACAGTCAGCGACGATGGCCGTCAACTTCGTCGCCGGCTTCCTGCTTGTTATGATGGTGTTTATCCTCTCGCTGGTGGACTCCACAGCGAAGATATCGCGGAACCTTCGCTGGCCGTTCCGGCTGGTTCCGTCGTACTGCGTGGGCGAGTCTATCATCAACCTCGCCATGGACCGACAGCAGGCGGCCCTGAACCTCCCGTCGAACCCGTGGGCGATGGAGGTGGTTGGCTGGCCGTGCGTCTTCATGGCGATCGAGTTTCCCATCTTTCTCCTGGCGACTCTCTTCATTGATcacccgcggcggcgcatgtGGGGGCAAACGGGTAGCTATGACCGCTGTGCCCCGGCCGAGGTGGTCGACGACGAGGACTCCGACGTGGAGGATGAACGGGAGGAGGTCTATCAACAGGAGAAAAAGAACGTCAACATGGACGTTGTGCGCGTGGTGGACCTCCGCAAGGTGTACCCCAACGGCaaggtggcggtgcgcaaCCTCGCCTTCAGCATCCTGCCTGACGAGGTGTTCGGCTTCCTCGGCACGAACGGTGCTGGTaagacgacgacgatttCGATGCTGTGCCAGGAATTCATTCCGACAAGCGGCAACGCCTATGTGTGCGGGTACGACATCGTGACGGAGagcgagcaggcgctgcagtgcaTCGGGTACTGCCCGCAGTTCGACGCGACGCTGGACCTGCTCACTGTGGAGGAGCACCTGCACCTCTACGCTGGCATCCGCGGCATCCTCTacgagcagcgcagcaaggTGGTGGCTGGGCTGATGCGCTTGTGCGATATTACCGAATTCCGCGACACAATGTCTGCGCAGCTGTCCGGTGGCAACCGGCGCAAGCTGTCTGTGGCGCTTTCTCTCATTGGAGGGCCTCGAGTCGTCTTCCTGGACGAGCCGTCGGCCGGCATGGACCCTGTGGCCCGGCGCGGGCTGTGGACGGCGATCCAGAAGGTTTCGCAGAACTGCTCCGTTGTGCTGACGACGCACCacctggaggaggtggaggcgctcgCGGACACGGTGGGCATCATGGCTGACGGAGCCCTGCGGTGCATCGGCGACAAGATTCACCTAAAGCAAAAGTACGGAAGTGGATTCGAGCTGAGTGTTCGCGTTGCGCAGAGAGATGTGCGGGCAGCTGTGCAGCGTTTTGTCGGGGAGAACTTTCCCGCAGCCGTGCTGAACGAGTTCAAGGGGAAACGTCTTGTCTTCGCGCTGCCGCAAGACACGAAGCTCTCAGAGGCGTTTTGGCAGCTGCAACAGAACAAGAGGCGGCTGCACATCACAGACTACACCGTATCGCAGACCTCCATCGAGCAAGTCTTCTTGCGCATTAGCGAGCAGCAAGAGGAGCGCGATGAGCTCGGGAAAAAGAAGGTGACGCACTTTGTGAAGAGCCACGCCACTCCGCACGCCTACAACGGCGTCGCaacaaagaagaagcgccgcCAGGAACCAGCTGAGAAGACGGTGCTGGTCAGCTCAGCCGCCATGGAGGCCTATCGACGCCGGAAGCTGATGGCTGGCATTGTGGACGAGGTTGCCCGATCCGAAAAGAACGACCGCATCGGCAGACacggggaggaggaaagcgACGAAGTCGACAACGCCGTGAGGAACTTCAACACTGCCGGCTCGCAGTGCGCCCCGGCGCGCCGGGGCAGCGTTAGCAATGTCcacggcgcctcctccgggCGCAAGCGTTGCGCGGTGAACTttgtggccgccgccggggaGGACCCGAGTGCGGGCCACGCAACGCCATATAGCAACACGTACGGGCCAAGCTCTGAGGGACAGGCCTACGGCCACGGCTACGACTATGATTCTTCGAGCGGGTACGGGTACCCGAACCAGTATAACGGCAACGGCGAAAGTTTCCGCTATGACTACGGGTATAATTTGCACactggcggtgcggcagggCACCAGCAGCCACAAAATGCGTATAACAGCTACTGCGGCGGAGGAAAAACGAAATATAGCTGA